The genomic stretch cgaacccgacatcacaaccatgTGGATGTGCACTCATCCtgaagacagaagagtcaaagtactcggaagtccttaaggcaatgagaggcgacgCGAAGCttaaagatctgggggcagatgtgcgtagcatccgccgatcccgcaagggagaaatgatcgttgagctccgcaaagaagccagaaacaagggcccagcctatcgggcgttggcccaagaggcgcttggagatggAGTGCAGGTTCgagcactcacgtcgcaggtaaccctgcAAGTTCAATACCTGGACGAGGTCACCGAGGCATgtgaagtcgtggatgccctcaaggagcagtgcgaagtggctgtggcaccagaggcagttcgactgcgcaaaggcccagtagggaCCCAGACCGCTTCCGTCGGTGGACGGAAACCAGGCGCttaaggtagcgaggctcaaagtgggctggtcaatgtgcccactcagcatctactagccgccggaggtctgctttcgatgcttcgagcaaggacacaagtcctttagctgcaaggggcttgacaggagctccctatgcaggcggtgcggtgctgcaggccacaaaagcaaagactgcagAGAGCCctcgaagtgcttggcgtccgccggaaagcgtgacgcaaagcacataatgggaggcccgaggtgcacggccggtaatccgactagcaagccacgggcgtgagagtgacacagctaaatttgaaccactgttTCGCGGCtaagcaactgctataccaagcagtcactgagtcgttgtcggacatcgccttAATCTCGGACCTCTACCGTATTCCTTcaggaaacggtaactggatttcggacaagtccggtatggcggccatatatacgacgagcaggttcccggttcaggaggtagtgtcaacctcaaacgaaagatacgcggttgccaaggtgaacggagtgtactgctgcagctgctatgctccgtttcgttggtctaccgagcagttcgcaaggatgatcgaccgagccaccgtggacctgatcggtctatcaccgttggtagtggcgggcgacttcaacgcatgggcaactgagtggggaagtcgacgcacaaaccagagaggccggatcttgttggaggcttcggcgaagctcaacatagatctggtcAACGTCGGCAtaaagagcaccttcagtataAACGGCGcgaagtcgatcatcgatgtgacgttctgtagtccaggactgatcacgaactggagggtagacgatggctacactcatagcgaccaccagctggtctgttatagtgtacaCAACAACGAGAGGTGGCAAGCGACGGTAGAGCCAACACACCGACCGTTCGCAAGTGAAAGACATCGAACTTccatgccgaggtattcgaagaggcaatgagaagggagcgcgcgGGGgacagttggctccgcccgactgctgaccaactagttgccatgctatcgcgggcgtgcaaCGCCACCATGCCTAAGACTCACCAACCTAAGAATGTGAAGCCACCggcttactggtggacggacgcgagaGCTGACCTTCGCAGTgagtgcctccgtgcaagacggaggatgcagtgTGCCCGAAATGAaaaagagaggacagagcgccacgCAACATTCAGTtctgcaagatcgatgctaaagagtgcgataaaggccagcaagagggcctgcttcgataggctatgtacACACAcaaaatatcgcacgctagtctgggggctaatgcggtctcgatcaacttgaTTAGTTGagataattcgttatcgatattgttttcggtaCATGacgcatgttgtaggataagttaaacgatacaccgtgccccagtgctgagtcgagaaaatttctagctcgaaaagtttctcgacctgatcgggaatcgaacccgacatcacaaccatgTGGATGTGCACTCATCCtgaagacagaagagtcaaagtactcggaagtccttaaggcaatgagaggcgacgCGAAGCttaaagatctgggggcagatgtgcgtagcatccgccgatcccgcaagggagaaatgatcgttgagctccgcaaagaagccagaaacaagggcccagcctatcgggcgttggcccaagaggcgcttggagatggAGTGCAGGTTCgagcactcacgtcgcaggtaaccctgcAAGTTCAATACCTGGACGAGGTCACCGAGGCATgtgaagtcgtggatgccctcaaggagcagtgcgaagtggctgtggcaccagaggcagttcgactgcgcaaaggcccagtagggaCCCAGACCGCTTCCGTCGGTGGACGGAAACCAGGCGCttaaggtagcgaggctcaaagtgggctggtcaatgtgcccactcagcatctactagccgccggaggtctgctttcgatgcttcgagcaaggacacaagtcctttagctgcaaggggcttgacaggagctccctatgcaggcggtgcggtgctgcaggccacaaaagcaaagactgcagAGAgggggaggcccgaggtgcacggccggtaatcCGGTAatttctcgacctgatcgggaatcgaacccgacatcacaaccatgTGGAAGAgatagccgaccgacatcgctaaccacagaaccacggggacgacgataggctatgtgcgagtgccaatacaaatccgtggggtgacgcctacaagatcgtaatggccaagactaaaggcgcgctggcgcctgcagagcgatcaccagcgatgctggaacgtatcatcgagggactgagggcggtcgagtctcacgtccgacgttccagtatctcagacatagaccagagatggtcggccaacctgccaaacatccaatccgtgagcgacgatagCCGTGTAGAGGttgaggaggaggcaagggttacgaatgaggaactcatcgagatcgccaaatccctaaaggtgagcaaggccccgggaccggatggtatcccgaACCGGGCGATCAGGCTGACGATAAAAACGGCCTCGAGCTGTttagggcagtcatgcagaggtgcctgggtgactgtctctttccggacaggagCGGTAGAGACTGGTCTAATTGTCGagggctgggaaaccgccaggggacccatcggagagtgtacacggtctggcaagtaaccagttcggcttccggaagggcagtgGACTTGCCTGGATGCAACCtcttccgtcaccaagacggcggaggtagcaatccagcgcaagagaaggggaatacgctattgcgcaatcgtcacgcgtgacgtgaagaatgcgttcaatagtgccagttgagactccatagcgctcgcgttCAGGAGCATAGGTACCGGTGTAACTGtaaaagattctggaaaattatttccagaacggagtacttgtttacgacacggaggaagGTCAGAAATGCGTCCTAATCACCGCAGGAGTTcagcaaggttctatcctgggtccggtgttgtggaatgtcatgtatgacggagtttTGGGGTTGTTATCGTCggttttgcagacgacataacgctggaggtttacggcgtgtcgatcgaggaggtcgagctGACGatcgcgcactgtatacgcaaggtcgaggactggatgcgctccagaaaactggagcttgcgcatcataagacggaaatcacggttgtgaacaatcgttaatcggagcaacaggtggTGGTCAGAGTCAGAGACTGCCCcgtcacctcaaagcgatctctgaagctcttgggggttatggtggacgacaagctcacgttcgggagtcacgtcgactatgcctgtatgagggcctcatcggctattgcagcactatctcgcaTGATATCCattagctcagcggtttatagcagtaagcgaagacttcttgccagcttGGTtgcgtccatacttaggtatggtgcgccagtgtggtccaaagcgctaggtactaagttaccgcggtaaactagAAAGTACCTACTGGCTCATGTGCTTGAGAGTTGCGAGTGTGTATCGTATGGTGTCATACGATgaaatctgtgtcttgtcccacatgatgcctatcagcatcaccATCAAGAAGGACAGAGAGTTTTTCAACCAAcatgacacaaggggcatacgaggtaccagaaggtcattctcgatgttccgctggcagcgggaatggtctaacttcacaaagggcagatggacgcaccgacttataccggagatatccggctgggtcgagaggcgacatggtgaagtgaacttccacctgacacagatcctgtcaggccatagTTGCTTCAAGAAATATCTGCAcgggttcggacacgcggggtaCCCCAATTGCCCCGAGTGCGTGCAGGAGGAGGAGACTGTTGAGCatatcttcttcgtatgcccccgtttcgtaagagcgaggagcgacatgatggctttgagcgggcctggcactactccggacaatctagtccggaggatgtgcgacgacccggacatctggaacgcggcctgtgcggccgcctcccagattgtcctaGAGCTGCAACGTGTCTGGCGGttcaatcaccaacacgccagtggtatctaactaccagtctccaggtagttagctagaaGGTTAtgagagtaaagagggtgcatcacgcacagaaaccactccccgacgtaatacttaaccgtcgttccgggaagaccagggctggagactggaggagttttagtgggtcgggacagggaccagtaggtgtctgggggagtgtaactaccccagcatctctcccctagtctcatccccacaccctgagttctcttctcaggtgtcttttcgcagatttccccgccaccttaaaaaaaatacatacaaaATACACAATACTCACAAACACACACGCGCATGCACACACAAACACGTACACGTACCCATcgacacacatacatacacatacgcCCATAGTCATTGTTTTAAGCATTTTCTTCCAAGCATTTTTCAAATGTTCTGGGTTAGTTCTCTGACATACACGGCTCATTAGAGAATGtctacaaattacgtaacgtaagTAATTACCTTCTTCGAACCCCCCCGAACCTCTCCCCctatgtcattcatttttcaccgtcaaatttttttgtatgtgttgGCCAACTTTCCAATCCCTCTTTCGAGCATTAAGTAATAATTGAATGTTCCCTTAGATGCTTTTTGCAAATTCCAGATTACAGAAATTAATTTTGGGTTATATGATATATCAAAAATCTTGCTTCGACTTTACGCACATTTAAAAAAtgagaatgtgcgtaaaatcgaggtatgcCTGTAGATATATACAGTCACTCTAATTTCGATAAAATGGTAACCCTTTGAGCTAAATACGTGGTGCATATCTGTAACGCACCGAGGATATGGAGTTTGACAAGCTCACCATCTCCCTGCAACAAAGAGACGCACAGAGACCGAGAGTTTTTCTGAGATAGGAACTACGTCGTTTTGCACTATATTGGATTTCATGTGAGAGCGAACAAGCATCGAAGTCTCTTTCAACAATGGCAAggccaattaatttttttcagatcattgtggagtataaatgccaatgcgaggaaaatatcaataactatcgataacaCTGAATGcttaacgattctatcgatGGCCGGCAGctatcgatactatcgataattatcgataggtttcccatccctaatgcgaactgcacttacttgtctctttggaaacgaatttacagtgcaatccgaatccgaactgctcttactcgtccCTTTAGAAATGAATatgcagtctcccaacggcgtgtgctttgctcgcaaaaaaatgagtagcacccgatccctgaTCACGTGCGATACATTTATTCAGAACCGAGATTAAATCATATATTAAGTGTTCAACTGactatttgtccagctgctaaaaccATAGCATCGCAAACAGAACAGCGATTTGCTTATATTTTCCTCAACGAAGGACATTAGAACATTCGTACATAAAAAGGTCGATATATAATACGTAGGCTGaaataaaatcattataaaataagaaaaaaattaagaactATAAGAAAATAATCGACACCCCAAATGACAACTTTATTATAActttatataatataatataatataatataatataatataatataatataatataatataatataatataatataatattatattatattatattatattatattatattatattatattatattatattatattatattatattatattatattatattatattatattatattatattatattatattatattatattatattatattatattatattatattatattatattatattatattatataatataatatcatTGTTCGAATAATAAACATAAACTATGCTTATATGCTTCAAGCCTTTCAAGCTTCATAATCTATCGAGAGGTCCATCTACCACTGGTACAATCACGAATGAGGAAGCTATTAAAATGTACACATTAATGCAAACAATTCGTCGACTAGAAACATCTGCCGGCAATTTGTACAAGGAAAAAATAGTTCGTGGTTTCTGTCACTTATATTCGGGTCAAGAGGCGTGTGCTGTAGGAATGAAAACAGCAATGCGTCCTCAGGATAACATAATATCAGCATACCGTGTTCACGGTTGGACTTTTTTGATGGGAGTCAGTCCTAAAGGCGTGTTATGTGAGCTTACTGGCAAACAAGGTGGATGTGCGCGAGGTAAAGGAGGTTCTATGCATATGTATGCGCCCAACTTTTATGGTGGAAATGGTATTGTTGGTGCACAGGTACCATTAGGTGCTGGCATTGCTCTGGCCTGCCAGTACAAAGCAAATAATGGAGTTTGTTTAGCATTGTACGGTGATGGGGCTTCGAATCAAGGACAGGTTTTTGAAGCTTATAACATGGCGTACCTTTGGAAACTACCATGCATTTTCGTCTGTGAAAATAATGGATATGGTATAAATTGTTTTAATacacaaaaacatttttaatgatttttttgattttaggtATGGGAACAAGTAGCGATCGATCATCTTGTAATACGAATTATTTTCAACGTGGTGACGTATTACCAGGTCTTTGGGTTGATGGTATGGATGTAGTAGCTGTAAAACTAGCCACTGATTTTGCAATTGATTATGTACTTAAACATGGCCCATTGGTGATGGAAGTATTCACATACAGGTGTCATCATTCAAGATGttgtttttttctgaatttattCCAAAATCTTTTATAGATATTCCGGTCACTCAATGTCTGATCCAGGAACTAGCTATCGAACAAGGGACGAAGTTCAAGAAGTTCGCCAAACTCGGGATCCAATTTCATCTTTTAAAGACAAAATAATAAACGCAGGATTAGTAAACGCGGATGAATTGAAAGCATGTGCAAAAGTataaatctcatatatttttgaataattatatGTTTTTTTAGAGAATCGatggaaatgttaaaactgAAATTGACGAAGCAACAAAAGCAGCAAAGGCTGATAGTGAAATAGGAATTCCGGAACTAACCACTgatgtttatgcaaaaaatgtaGAAGGTGATCTAAGAGGTACTTGTCCCAGCTCATGGCTCAAACACGGAACATTAAAACACGCTGTGAACTTATAGTAAAAAGTTTTTCGTAACAACAACAGTGAACTTTAAGCGAGAAATcatttgttttccaaaaatatcaaataaaaacAGTAATTTTTCAACGTTTAACGTATTAGATAGATGTCTCATATAACGCAATATTTGAACACTCCCCACTAATATGTCATTATCAaccatgcaataaaaaaaataataaaagtgaATTCAACTGAATTAACTCGTGTTAAAACATGGTGTCAGCAGATTCGTATAGCTTGTTTTTGAAAACTTCTGGTGTTTCTCATACTGCGGAAAAATAATATCGAGGAAATAGTAACTTCGACGGGGAACCGGCTTCGTTCGTACGAGAGCGCAATGTTATAACGGGTAAATTATATCGTCGTAGAAGTGTTGGTTATTTCTGTTTCAATTTTGGGAACTTCTACTTtgctagctgacccggcaaacttcgtcccgcctatttttgtgtttaatttattaattttcaacattccaaattcattgatttcttgcaatTAGTTttcatcgtttgaaatgattggttttatcggaatgacaacatcctcgacgtttgcctttagtacatcatctattccggaaatactcatattgggtggtattcagttgttttcgttgttttttagaaactgaaagtggtcatcttcgaattcaagatgatttccagggtcaatgcttggcttctatacattatttcgattacgaaaatattcatatgtagtagtattcggctgttttccagaagttaccatcttacaatttaaaatggtgtctaaggtcaattttagctccatgcatcattctggttaaagaaatactcatattgagtggtattcggtcactttaggctatttttcagaaaccggatttcaccatcctggattttaaaatagcttttgagacaatttctggcccctgagcgtcattcttgttcaagaaacacccataataggtgttatttagtcattttcggctgttttccagaaaccggaagtcaccatcttagaattcaaaatgatgcctgtggtcgattctagctcctgtgtatcattctggtatcgaagcatctcatattggatttcggctgtttttttggctgtttttaagaaagcggaagtcgccatcttggatttcaaaacggtatttggagacaatttctggcctctgatcgtcattctggttgaagaaacacccatattgggtggtaattggtcatttttggcagtttcccatttaccggaagtcgtcatcttacaattcataatgttgtctgaggtcgatttgttaCTTGGTCATTCGCCACTGTTGCTTaggagccggaagtcgccatattggatttcaaaatggcatttggagataatttctgacctctgagcgtcattctggttaaagaaacactcaaattgggtggtatttggtcagttGCCTCTATTTTCCAGCAccaggaagttgccatcttagatttcaaaatggcatttggagacaatttctggcctctgaacatcattctggttaaagaaacacccatatttggttgtttttgggtcattttcggcagttttccagtcaccaaaagtcgccattttacaactcaaaatgttgtctgaggtcgatttgtggtttcagtgcaacatcacgatttcggaaatactcatattgggtggtatttggttatatctcgctgtttttcagaaaccgaaggtcgccatcttggatttcaaaatgatatttggagacatttttcggatagaaaccggaagtttccatcttaaatttaacaatggcgtctggagtcgaaaatttttcttgctctcaaaaacctcaacataaattttatttatttatttcgtcaatcatatctgtagactggttacaataatttctaaactatacacgaacataaaacaaattaattttgtgtcctcagcctcaaggacttgaaatactgttttagtttataccgggacatcgtaaagtcaatggcttcgcagtgttgattataagaattcatcatactatttataggtccattttttgcgtattccgtacgatgatggttaagagcaaataaactacggtgtcgaagttgtcgaatgggtgcataaaagttcaatttagaaagtagtactgctgagtcaacgttctgcgaaacgatatcgtttacaaatgaagccatcgcgtactctcgccgttcttttaatgtttgaatgtcaatcaacatgcagcgtgcttcatatgacggaagacgatgtgcggtccaacctagcttacgaagagcatatagtagaaattgcttttgtactgattctattctttcttcatgtacgccaggacgaggagaccacacaatgctacagtattccagtattgacctcacataggcaatatacaaagttttgatagtgtacgggtcttgaaaattgtagcagaagcgtttgataaaccctaacatgttgtttgccttgtgtatgatagtggtcgatgaaattaagtttagaatctaagattattcctaaatccctaactttatcacatttcttcacattctgatcccctaatgcaattacaattttgggcgttgttagttttctgctaaaggatattacattgcatttttttacatttaattcaagtaggattttcttacaccagatgtaaaatgtgtggatgtcattctgaaatacattgatgtcttcttgattttttatttccaaaaacaacttcatgtcgtcggcatatattagaactttaatatttttgaggatgaaggaaatgtcgtttaattagttttcatcgtttgaaatgattggttttatcggaatgacaacatcctcgacgtttgcctttagtacatcatctattccggaaatactcatattgggtggtattcagttgttttcgttgttttttagaaactgaaagtggtcatcttcgaattcaagatgatttccagggtcaatgcttggcttctatacattatttcgattacgaaaatattcatatgtagtagtattcggctgttttccagaagttaccatcttacaatttaaaatggtgtctaaggtcaattttagctccatgcatcattctggttaaagaaatactcatattgagtggtattcggtcactttaggctatttttcagaaaccggatttcaccatcctggattttaaaatagcttttgagacaatttctggcccctgagcgtcattcttgttcaagaaacacccataataggtgttatttagtcattttcggctgttttccagaaaccggaagtcaccatcttagaattcaaaatgatgcctgtggtcgattctagctcctgtgtatcattctggtatcgaagcatctcatattggatttcggctgtttttttggctgtttttaagaaagcggaagtcgccatcttggatttcaaaacggtatttggagacaatttctggcctctgatcgtcattctggttgaagaaacacccatattgggtggtaattggtcatttttggcagtttcccatttaccggaagtcgtcatcttacaattcataatgttgtctgaggtcgatttgttaCTTGGTCATTCGCCACTGTTGCTTaggagccggaagtcgccatattggatttcaaaatggcatttggagataatttctgacctctgagcgtcattctggttaaagaaacactcaaattgggtggtatttggtcagttGCCTCTATTTTCCAGCAccaggaagttgccatcttagatttcaaaatggcatttggagacaatttctggcctctgaacatcattctggttaaagaaacacccatatttggttgtttttgggtcattttcggcagttttccagtcaccaaaagtcgccattttacaactcaaaatgttgtctgaggtcgatttgtggtttcagtgcaacatcacgatttcggaaatactcatattgggtggtatttggttatatctcgctgtttttcagaaaccgaaggtcgccatcttggatttcaaaatgatatttggagacatttttcggatagaaaccggaagtttccatcttaaatttaacaatggcgtctggagtcgaaaatttttcttgctctcaaaaacctcaacataaattttatttatttatttcgtcaatcatatctgtagactggttacaataatttctaaactatacacgaacataaaacaaattaattttgtgtcctcagcctcaaggacttgaaatactgttttagtttataccgggacatcgtaaagtcaatggcttcgcagtgttgattataagaattcatcatactatttataggtccattttttgcgtattccgtacgatgatggttatagcaaataaactacggtgtcgaagttgtcgaatgggtgcataaaagttcaatttagaaagtagtactgctgagtcaacgttctgcgaaacgatatcgtttacaaatgaagccatcgcgtactctcgccgttcttttaatgtttgaatgtcaatcaacatgcagcgtgcttcatatgacggaagacgatgtgcggtccaacctagcttacgaagagcatatagtagaaattgcttttgtactgattctattctttcttcatgtacgccaggacgaggagaccacacaatgctacagtattccagtattgacctcacataggcaatatacaaagttttgatagtgtacgggtcttgaaaattgtagcagaagcgtttgataaaccctaacatgttgtttgccttgtgtatgatagtggtcgatgaaattaagtttagaatctaagattattcctaaatccctaactttatcacatttcttcacattctgatcccctaatgcaattacaattttgggcgttgttagttttctgctaaaggatattacattgcatttttttacatttaattcaagtaggattttcttacaccagatgtaaaatgtgtggatgtcattctgaaatacattgatgtcttcttgattttttatttccaaaaacaacttcatgtcgtcggcatatattagaactttaatatttttgaggatgaaggaaatgtcgtttacgtacaaaataaaaagaagtggtcctaagtgggagccttggggaacacctgaagtaacttgaatgggatttgacttttttccattaaattttattatttgttgcctgtttgttaaatatgattcaaaccacttcaggagaccagactcaattccaattttttgcagtttaaaaagtagcattgctaaagtctgtataaagagcttcaacgtggttcccattatccattgcattcaatgagtaatctacgaattcaagtaaatttgtggacgtagagcggcctttgaagaagccgtgttgtttgttagttatt from Wyeomyia smithii strain HCP4-BCI-WySm-NY-G18 chromosome 3, ASM2978416v1, whole genome shotgun sequence encodes the following:
- the LOC129729679 gene encoding pyruvate dehydrogenase E1 component subunit alpha, mitochondrial-like; the protein is MQQLMRRVFMLLRKVSSISLQRIKHYATEAKFEIKPFKLHNLSRGPSTTGTITNEEAIKMYTLMQTIRRLETSAGNLYKEKIVRGFCHLYSGQEACAVGMKTAMRPQDNIISAYRVHGWTFLMGVSPKGVLCELTGKQGGCARGKGGSMHMYAPNFYGGNGIVGAQVPLGAGIALACQYKANNGVCLALYGDGASNQGQVFEAYNMAYLWKLPCIFVCENNGYGMGTSSDRSSCNTNYFQRGDVLPGLWVDGMDVVAVKLATDFAIDYVLKHGPLVMEVFTYRYSGHSMSDPGTSYRTRDEVQEVRQTRDPISSFKDKIINAGLVNADELKRIDGNVKTEIDEATKAAKADSEIGIPELTTDVYAKNVEGDLRGTCPSSWLKHGTLKHAVNL